A region of Thermobifida halotolerans DNA encodes the following proteins:
- a CDS encoding GNAT family N-acetyltransferase, which translates to MLRTSPIRVLGERDHAEVYALLDRDPVGNVFVASRLRSAGLEPGQLGAELWGYVEHGSITALCYAGANLIPVNAGPEAVRHFASRARWQGRRCSSIVGPIPAVTDLWRRLRPYWGPAREIRARQPVMATSQEPSVPADPLVRRVRPEELSILLPASIAMFTEEVGVPPDAGDGGALYRARVGELIRAGRAFARIEDGRVVFKAEVGAVTPHACQVQGVWVHPELRGRGHSVAGMAAVVRTALAEIAPTVTLYVNDFNTPARAAYRRVGFREIGEVMSILF; encoded by the coding sequence ATGCTGCGGACCTCGCCGATACGCGTACTCGGGGAGCGAGACCACGCCGAGGTGTACGCGCTCCTCGACCGCGACCCGGTCGGTAACGTCTTCGTCGCCTCCCGGCTGCGCTCCGCCGGGCTGGAGCCGGGGCAGCTCGGCGCGGAACTGTGGGGATACGTCGAGCACGGTTCGATCACCGCGCTGTGCTACGCGGGCGCGAACCTGATTCCGGTCAACGCCGGGCCCGAGGCCGTCAGACACTTCGCGAGCCGGGCCCGCTGGCAGGGACGCCGCTGCTCCTCCATCGTGGGGCCGATCCCGGCCGTGACCGACCTGTGGCGGCGACTCCGCCCCTACTGGGGACCGGCTCGGGAGATCAGGGCGAGGCAACCCGTCATGGCGACCTCGCAGGAGCCCTCCGTGCCCGCGGACCCGCTGGTGCGCCGGGTCCGACCGGAGGAGTTGAGCATCCTGCTGCCCGCCAGCATCGCCATGTTCACCGAGGAGGTCGGCGTGCCGCCGGACGCGGGCGACGGCGGCGCGCTGTACCGGGCGCGGGTCGGGGAGCTGATCCGGGCGGGGCGCGCGTTCGCCCGCATCGAGGACGGCAGGGTGGTGTTCAAGGCCGAGGTCGGCGCGGTCACCCCCCATGCCTGCCAGGTGCAGGGCGTGTGGGTGCATCCGGAGCTGCGCGGCCGGGGCCACTCGGTGGCCGGGATGGCGGCCGTGGTGCGGACCGCGCTCGCCGAGATCGCGCCCACGGTCACCCTCTACGTCAACGACTTCAACACCCCGGCTCGCGCCGCCTACCGCAGGGTGGGTTTCCGCGAGATCGGCGAGGTGATGTCGATCCTGTTCTGA
- a CDS encoding M50 family metallopeptidase, which yields MVALLTTLGIIIMVLGLLFSIAWHELGHLATAKMFGIRCTQYMVGFGKTLWSVKRGDTEYGIKAVPLGGYVRMVGMIPPARPRPDTGKPMSRWRAMIEDAREASFVELEPGDENRQFYQRPPWKRLIVMFAGPFMNLVLAIVLFAVLLMGIGTYQPTTVVGSVHDCVVPATSATGTCPEDAEPSPASRAGLEPGDEIVAVNGRPTPDWEAVQAAIRAHVGPGTVQVVRDGEELTLTAEFIENQVVKRDDDGNTVVRTDADGDPVLDEEGRQIPETVTAGFLGFVPQQQRQTLSAAETAVFFGDTMVAVGEAIVTLPTKIPDVFAAAFLGAERTPDSPVGVVGASRISGEILAMPAPVLDRASMVINLLAGINLFLFAFNMLPILPLDGGHIVGALWEAIRRRIAKLFKRPDPGPFDVAQLMPVAYVMVACFLGFSLMLLVADIVNPVRLVQ from the coding sequence ATGGTGGCGTTGCTGACCACGCTCGGGATCATCATCATGGTCCTGGGGCTGCTGTTCTCGATCGCCTGGCACGAACTGGGACACCTGGCGACGGCGAAGATGTTCGGCATCCGCTGCACCCAGTACATGGTGGGCTTCGGCAAGACGCTGTGGTCCGTCAAGCGCGGCGACACCGAGTACGGCATCAAGGCGGTCCCGCTGGGCGGGTACGTGCGCATGGTCGGGATGATCCCGCCCGCCAGGCCGCGCCCGGACACCGGCAAGCCCATGTCGCGGTGGCGCGCGATGATCGAGGACGCCCGCGAGGCGTCGTTCGTGGAACTGGAACCCGGCGACGAGAACCGGCAGTTCTACCAGCGTCCGCCGTGGAAGCGGCTCATCGTCATGTTCGCCGGACCGTTCATGAACCTGGTCCTGGCGATCGTGCTGTTCGCCGTGCTGCTGATGGGCATCGGCACCTACCAGCCCACCACCGTCGTCGGCTCGGTGCACGACTGCGTGGTGCCCGCGACCAGCGCTACCGGCACCTGTCCCGAGGACGCCGAACCCTCACCGGCGTCCAGGGCCGGACTGGAGCCGGGCGACGAGATCGTCGCGGTCAACGGCCGACCCACCCCCGACTGGGAGGCCGTTCAGGCCGCCATCCGCGCCCACGTCGGCCCCGGCACCGTCCAGGTGGTCCGCGACGGCGAGGAGCTGACGCTGACCGCCGAATTCATCGAGAACCAGGTCGTCAAGCGGGACGACGACGGAAACACCGTGGTGCGGACCGACGCCGACGGCGATCCGGTCCTCGACGAGGAGGGACGGCAGATCCCCGAGACGGTCACCGCGGGCTTCCTCGGGTTCGTGCCGCAGCAGCAGCGCCAGACGCTGAGCGCGGCCGAGACCGCCGTCTTCTTCGGCGACACCATGGTCGCCGTCGGAGAGGCCATCGTCACGCTCCCGACCAAGATCCCCGACGTCTTCGCGGCGGCGTTCCTCGGCGCCGAACGCACCCCCGACTCGCCCGTCGGCGTGGTGGGAGCCTCCCGGATCAGCGGGGAGATCCTCGCCATGCCCGCGCCGGTCCTGGACCGCGCCTCGATGGTGATCAACCTGCTGGCCGGGATCAACCTGTTCCTCTTCGCCTTCAACATGCTGCCGATCCTCCCCCTGGACGGAGGGCACATCGTCGGCGCGCTGTGGGAGGCGATCCGCAGGCGCATCGCCAAGCTCTTCAAGCGCCCCGACCCCGGGCCCTTCGACGTGGCCCAACTCATGCCGGTCGCCTACGTCATGGTCGCCTGCTTCCTGGGCTTCAGCCTGATGCTGTTGGTCGCCGACATCGTCAACCCGGTCCGCCTCGTCCAGTGA
- a CDS encoding Crp/Fnr family transcriptional regulator, which yields MRLDDSSHRPWPATSVLGRLTDSQRDDLLSLGVRREFGAGQVLIRQGDLSTHVFVLITGHVKVMSESDSGRTVLLAVRSRGDLVGELAGMDSSPRMARVVAIGAIGARVLPFAEFEGFLKRHPDAVRTVNGSIAAKLRSATDKIVDFSSQEVPIRVARTLLRILADHGRPVEGGVSIGIPLTQPELAAIVAASEPAVHKALAELRKHGVITVGYRNYVVRDQAALRQFAELP from the coding sequence ATGCGGCTCGACGACTCCTCCCACCGCCCCTGGCCCGCCACGAGTGTCCTCGGCCGCCTCACCGACTCCCAGCGCGACGACCTCCTTTCCCTCGGCGTACGCCGGGAGTTCGGCGCCGGACAGGTCCTCATCCGCCAGGGGGACCTCAGCACGCACGTGTTCGTCCTGATCACCGGGCACGTCAAGGTCATGAGCGAATCGGACAGCGGACGCACCGTCCTGCTGGCCGTACGCTCCCGCGGCGACCTGGTCGGCGAACTCGCCGGAATGGACTCCAGTCCGCGCATGGCCCGGGTCGTGGCCATCGGCGCGATCGGCGCCCGGGTCCTGCCCTTCGCCGAGTTCGAGGGCTTCCTGAAGCGCCACCCCGACGCCGTGCGGACCGTCAACGGCTCCATCGCCGCCAAACTCCGTTCGGCCACCGACAAGATCGTCGACTTCAGCAGTCAGGAGGTGCCGATCCGGGTGGCCCGCACCCTGCTGCGCATCCTCGCCGACCACGGCCGCCCCGTCGAGGGCGGCGTCTCCATCGGAATCCCGCTGACCCAACCCGAACTCGCCGCGATCGTGGCCGCCTCCGAGCCCGCCGTGCACAAGGCCCTCGCCGAACTGCGCAAGCACGGGGTGATCACCGTCGGCTACCGCAACTACGTGGTGCGCGACCAGGCCGCGCTGCGCCAGTTCGCGGAACTGCCGTGA
- the ispG gene encoding flavodoxin-dependent (E)-4-hydroxy-3-methylbut-2-enyl-diphosphate synthase: MSVDLGMPVAPPQPLAPRRRSRQIMVGSVPVGGDAPVSVQSMTTTVTADINATLQQIAELTAAGCQIVRVAVPSADDAEALPIIARKSQIPVIADIHFQPKYVFAAIDAGCAAVRVNPGNIKKFDDRVGEIAKAAADAGVPIRIGVNAGSLDKRLLAKYGKATPEALVESALWECSLFEEHGFRDIKISVKHNDPVVMIQAYRLLAERCDYPLHLGVTEAGPAFQGTIKSAVAFGALLAEGIGDTIRVSLSAPPAEEVKVGTQILESLGLRQRGLEIVSCPSCGRAQVDVYTLADRVTAGLDGLDVPLRVAVMGCVVNGPGEAREADLGVASGNGKGQIFVKGEVIKTVPESQIVETLIEEAMRIAEEMRAAGAPSGEPTVGVAG; the protein is encoded by the coding sequence GTGTCCGTCGATCTCGGAATGCCCGTTGCTCCTCCGCAGCCGCTGGCTCCGCGCCGCAGGTCGCGGCAGATCATGGTCGGCAGCGTCCCGGTGGGCGGCGACGCGCCCGTGTCGGTGCAGTCGATGACCACCACGGTGACCGCCGACATCAACGCCACGCTGCAGCAGATCGCGGAGTTGACCGCGGCGGGCTGCCAGATCGTGCGGGTGGCGGTGCCCAGCGCCGACGACGCCGAGGCGCTGCCGATCATCGCCAGGAAGTCGCAGATCCCGGTGATCGCCGACATCCACTTCCAGCCCAAGTACGTGTTCGCCGCGATCGACGCGGGCTGCGCGGCGGTGCGGGTGAACCCGGGCAACATCAAGAAGTTCGACGACAGGGTCGGCGAGATCGCCAAGGCCGCCGCCGACGCCGGAGTCCCGATCCGCATCGGCGTCAACGCCGGATCGCTGGACAAGCGGCTGCTCGCCAAGTACGGCAAGGCCACGCCCGAGGCGCTGGTGGAGTCGGCGCTGTGGGAGTGCTCCCTGTTCGAGGAGCACGGCTTCCGCGACATCAAGATCTCGGTCAAGCACAACGACCCCGTTGTCATGATCCAGGCCTACCGGCTGCTGGCCGAGCGCTGCGACTACCCGCTGCACCTGGGCGTCACCGAGGCCGGACCGGCCTTCCAGGGCACCATCAAGTCTGCGGTCGCCTTCGGGGCGCTGCTGGCCGAGGGCATCGGCGACACCATCCGCGTGTCGCTGTCGGCGCCGCCCGCCGAGGAGGTCAAGGTCGGCACCCAGATCCTGGAGTCGCTGGGCCTGCGCCAGCGCGGCCTGGAGATCGTCTCCTGCCCCAGTTGCGGACGCGCCCAGGTCGACGTCTACACCCTCGCCGACCGGGTCACCGCCGGACTCGACGGCCTGGACGTGCCGCTGCGGGTGGCGGTCATGGGCTGCGTCGTCAACGGCCCCGGTGAGGCCCGTGAGGCCGACCTGGGCGTGGCCTCCGGCAACGGCAAGGGCCAGATCTTCGTCAAGGGCGAGGTCATCAAGACCGTGCCGGAGTCGCAGATCGTCGAGACCCTCATCGAGGAGGCCATGCGCATCGCCGAGGAGATGCGCGCGGCGGGCGCGCCTTCCGGGGAGCCCACCGTCGGCGTGGCGGGCTGA
- a CDS encoding alpha/beta hydrolase, with the protein MRHAAAKAAGAVVAGMLLTCGAVVPAEAGGTLRWEECADLESQRVRVECAELRVPMARGEGADRTATVTLALSRVPASGHRRGTLLVNPGGPGSPGRDWAAVVAERLPEELRSSYDVVGFDPRGTGASIPGVVCDPGYFVPVRPDTVPADGRAEQVLLDRAADYARACAEHTGELLDHMTTVDTADDMEDIRRALGVRRIDYLGYSYGTYLGAVYATRYPDRVRRLVLDSMVNPDLPWYEGNLAQSRALDAAARNFFDWTARHDGVYGLGTTGAQVAEHYYATREALAEEPAAGTVGPTEFEGVFLLAAYTSAYWPSLARTLSAHVVDGDPAALPAAYERFGEDVGTDPVFGGYLATECTDAPWPVDWETWREDAVKTHTEAPFIAWNNIWYNAPCRFWAGSARSWFEVDGTAVDSALLVHATEDGPTPLAGAYAMRARFPNARLVVEDGGVDHGVALSGNPCVDRALAAYLRDGTLPQAGGGADGADLTCVPLPPPEPHSPAGGSGPDTAPLRGA; encoded by the coding sequence ATGCGGCACGCGGCGGCCAAGGCGGCCGGGGCGGTTGTGGCGGGGATGCTGCTGACCTGCGGGGCCGTCGTCCCGGCCGAGGCGGGCGGGACGCTGCGCTGGGAGGAGTGCGCGGACCTGGAGTCGCAGCGGGTGCGGGTGGAGTGCGCCGAACTGCGGGTCCCCATGGCCCGCGGCGAAGGCGCGGACCGGACCGCGACGGTCACCCTCGCGCTGTCGCGGGTGCCCGCGAGCGGGCACCGCCGGGGCACCCTGCTGGTCAACCCGGGCGGGCCGGGCAGCCCCGGACGCGATTGGGCGGCCGTCGTCGCCGAACGGCTGCCCGAGGAGCTGCGCTCCTCCTACGACGTGGTGGGCTTCGACCCGCGCGGCACGGGCGCGTCCATCCCCGGCGTCGTCTGCGACCCCGGCTACTTCGTCCCGGTCCGCCCCGACACGGTCCCCGCCGACGGGCGGGCCGAACAGGTGCTGCTGGACCGGGCGGCCGACTACGCCCGCGCCTGCGCGGAGCACACAGGGGAGCTACTGGACCACATGACCACCGTGGACACCGCCGACGACATGGAGGACATCCGGCGCGCTCTGGGCGTGCGGCGGATCGACTACCTCGGCTACTCCTACGGCACCTACCTGGGCGCCGTCTACGCCACCCGGTACCCCGACCGGGTGCGCCGCCTCGTTCTGGACAGCATGGTCAACCCCGACCTGCCCTGGTACGAGGGGAACCTGGCGCAGAGCCGCGCCCTGGACGCCGCGGCGCGCAACTTCTTCGACTGGACCGCCCGCCACGACGGCGTCTACGGCCTGGGAACGACCGGAGCGCAGGTCGCGGAGCACTACTACGCGACCCGTGAGGCGCTCGCGGAGGAACCGGCCGCCGGCACGGTCGGCCCCACCGAGTTCGAGGGCGTCTTCCTCCTCGCCGCCTACACCAGCGCCTACTGGCCGTCGCTGGCGCGGACCCTGTCCGCCCACGTCGTCGACGGCGACCCCGCGGCACTGCCCGCCGCCTACGAACGGTTCGGCGAGGACGTCGGCACCGACCCGGTCTTCGGCGGCTACCTGGCCACCGAGTGCACCGACGCGCCCTGGCCCGTCGACTGGGAGACGTGGCGGGAGGACGCGGTCAAGACGCACACCGAGGCACCCTTCATCGCCTGGAACAACATCTGGTACAACGCGCCGTGCCGGTTCTGGGCGGGGTCGGCCCGTTCCTGGTTCGAGGTGGACGGCACAGCGGTGGACAGCGCGCTGCTCGTCCACGCCACCGAGGACGGACCGACACCGCTGGCCGGGGCGTACGCGATGCGTGCCCGCTTCCCGAACGCCCGTCTGGTCGTCGAGGACGGCGGGGTCGACCACGGGGTGGCGCTCAGCGGCAACCCGTGTGTGGACCGGGCCCTCGCCGCGTACCTGCGCGACGGAACCCTGCCCCAGGCCGGTGGCGGCGCCGACGGCGCCGACCTGACCTGTGTCCCGCTGCCCCCGCCCGAGCCGCACAGCCCCGCAGGGGGGAGCGGTCCGGACACGGCCCCGCTCCGAGGGGCGTGA